Proteins co-encoded in one Vicia villosa cultivar HV-30 ecotype Madison, WI unplaced genomic scaffold, Vvil1.0 ctg.001901F_1_1, whole genome shotgun sequence genomic window:
- the LOC131637056 gene encoding uncharacterized protein LOC131637056 has protein sequence MIKSIIKLREIATTNDYWAKSLQRKIFKTNDMYAEIHGSDIDRDWKTMFYHNYARPRACFITWLVFWGRLPTKDRLAKIQIITDGICNFCGEQENLTHLFFQCRYTAHIWQRILIWIGYQRNSGDWTQEKLWLSLESKKKGWRRVLLRMTATETIYHLWQARNALCFEQITPSPDIVHQIQSAVVLRAQSIKCLKNHVHLVSLEIR, from the coding sequence ATGATCAAGAGTATCATCAAGCTTAGAGAGATTGCTACAACTAATGACTACTGGGCAAAGAGTCTTCAAAGGAAAATTTTCAAGACTAATGATATGTATGCTGAAATCCATGGTAGTGACATTGATAGGGACTGGAAAACAATGTTCTACCATAACTATGCCCGGCCTCGAGCATGTTTCATTACTTGGTTGGTTTTTTGGGGGCGCCTTCCTACCAAGGATAGACTAGCAAAGATTCAAATCATCACTGATGGTATATGTAATTTCTGTGGTGAGCAGGAGAATTTGACACACTTGTTTTTTCAGTGTAGGTACACTGCCCATATATGGCAACGCATTCTGATTTGGATAGGGTATCAGAGAAATAGTGGAGATTGGACACAGGAAAAACTTTGGCTCAGCTTGGAATCGAAAAAGAAGGGATGGCGAAGGGTTTTGTTGCGCATGACTGCTACAGAAACTATCTATCATCTGTGGCAGGCCAGGAATGCCCTTTGTTTTGAGCAAATAACACCGAGTCCGGATATCGTTCATCAAATCCAATCTGCAGTGGTTTTGCGGGCTCAATCCATCAAATGCTTAAAAAATCATGTTCATCTAGTATCTTTGGAGATTAGATGA
- the LOC131637057 gene encoding protein FAR-RED IMPAIRED RESPONSE 1-like yields the protein MAKQQGGYEKVGCLEKDIRNHVDKDRRLYLESGDANAMLECFMLMQEENSRFFYAVDLDDDGRLKNVFWVDANGRNDYQDFRDSRLLGCALLANGFSDTFIWLMKTWLREMGGKPPNVIIIDQDRAMKVAIKEVFPNVRHRFCLWHILRKVPEKLSHVIRKHEDFVGYFNTCIYKSRSIQLFKDKWKEMIEKFQLSEDGWIQSLYE from the exons ATggccaaacaacaaggaggataTGAGAAAGTTGGTTGCTTGGAGAAAGATATTAGAAATCATGTAGATAAGGATCGTCGTTTGTATTTAGAATCAGgagatgcaaatgcaatgttggaGTGTTTTATGCTTATGCAAGAAGAAAATTCAAGATTCTTTTATGCAGTTGATTTGGATGATGATGGCCGCTTAAAAAATGTATTTTGGGTGGATGCAAATGGTAGAAATGATTATCAAGATTTCAGAGAT TCAAGGTTGCTTGGTTGTGCATTACTAGCGAATGGGTTTTCAGATACTTTCATATGGTTGATGAAAACATGGCTTAGGGAAATGGGTGGCAAGCCTCCAAATGTAATTATAATCGACCAAGATAGAGCAATGAAAGTGGCTATTAAAGAGGTATTTCCAAATGTTCGACATCGTTTTTGTCTTTGGCATATACTTAGAAAGGTGCCTGAGAAGCTTAGTCATGTAATAAGAAAACATGAGGATTTTGTGGGATATTTTAACACATGCATTTACAAGTCTCGTTCAATACAACTCTTTAAAGATAAATGGAAAGAAATGATAGaaaaatttcaactatctgaGGATGGTTGGATTCAATCTTTATATGAATAA